In Pseudomonas campi, the sequence GGACATGGTTGAGGTGATGGTTCTCGACGAAGCCGACCGCATGCTCGACATGGGCTTCATCCCTCAGGTACGCCAGATCATCCGCCAGACCCCGATGAAGGGCGAACGCCAGACCCTGCTGTTCTCCGCCACCTTCACCGAAGACGTGATGAACCTGGCGCGCCAGTGGACGGTCGACCCGGCCATTGTCGAGATCGAGCCGGAGCAGGTCGCCAGCGACACCGTCGAGCAACACGTCTACGCGGTAGCCGGCAGCGACAAGTACAAGCTGCTGTACAACCTGATCGCGCAGAACGACTGGACCCGCGTGATGGTCTTCGCCAACCGCAAGGACGAAGTGCGTCGCATCGAGGAAAAACTCACCCGCGACGGCATCAGTGCCGCACAGATGTCCGGCGACGTGCCGCAGGTCAAGCGGATCAAGGTGCTCGAAGGCTTCCGCGAGGGCAAGATCCGCGTGCTGGTCGCCACCGACGTGGCCGGTCGCGGCATCCACGTCGAAGGCATCAGCCACGTGATCAACTTCACCCTGCCGGAAACCCCCGACGACTACGTGCACCGCATCGGCCGTACGGGCCGTGCCGGCACCAGCGGCAAGTCGATCAGCTTCGCCGGCGAGGACGATGCCTACGCCCTGCCACCGATCGAGGCGCTGATCGGGCGCAAGATCAACTGCGAGATGCCGCCGGACGAGCTGCTCAAGCCGGTGCCCCGCAAGCACTGATCGCGCAGCACGCAAAAGGCCGGCAAATTGCCGGCCTTTTGCTGTGTGGGGTTTTAGTTCTGTGACGCGAGGCAGGCGATCAGTCTAGAGCGAACCTTTGCCCACCAGATTCAGCACCGGAGCCACCACGCCCTGCGGCTTCTGCGCCAGGTAGCGGGTGCAACTGACGCGCAGGAACGAGGCGAAATTGACCACCTCACCGCGGTAGTCCATGACCTCGTCGTACAGCTTGCTGATCAACTGATTGGTGGTCATGCCATCGACCTCGGCGATTTCGCGCAGCAGCTCCCAGAACTGGTTTTCCAGACGCAGGGTGGTCACCACCCCGCGAATACGCAGGGAGCGCGAGCGCGACTCGTAGAGGATCGGGTCGGCTTTCACGTAGAGTTCGCACATCTTGCATCTCTCCCGAATCTGCTGCGCGTCGGCCAGACTGCGTTGAAGTGGGGCTCGGGCTGCTCATTTACAATCGTAAACTCCGCACCCTCGCCCCACTTCGCCTTGCCTGACTCTAGCTCGCTAGACTCTCACAACGAGGTTTAACCCAGCACCTTCAGAAGCGCCGCCAGCCAGGCCGGATGGGCGGGCCAGGCGGGCGCGGTGACCAGATTGCCATCGACGTGCACGCCGTCCATTGGCACTTCCACATACTCGCCGCCCGCCAGACGCACTTCCGGCGCGCAGGCCGGGTAAGCGCTGCAACCCCGCCCCTTGAGCACATCGGCGGCAGCCAGCAGCTGGGCGCCATGACATACGGCGGCAATCGGCTTGTTGGCGGCGTTGAAAGCCTGCACCAACGCGATCACCTGCGGATTCAGGCGCAGGTACTCGGGCGCGCGGCCACCGGGAATCACCAGGGCATGGTAATCCTCGGCGCGCACCTGGTCGAAGCTGAAATTGAGGGCAAAGTTATGCCCCGGTTTCTCGCTGTAGGTCTGGTCGCCCTCGAAGTCATGGATGGCGGTACGCACGCTGTCGCCGGCCTGCTTGCCAGGGCACACCGCATGCACGCTATGGCCGACCATCTGCAGGGCCTGGAACGGCACCATGGTTTCGTAGTCTTCGACGTAATCGCCGACCAGCATCAGGATGTTCTTGGCTGTCATGGCAGGGCCTCCGCTCCGGTTGAGTTGACCCTTGCAGTCTGTTCCCGAGCCAGCGATCGCGGGTAACAACCGGCTACTACAGACAGAAAAAACCCCGCACGCGGCGGGGTTCTCCTTGCAGCATTTGCCTTACAGCGGCTTGCCGCGGTTGCCGTGGGCAGCAACGAACTGCTGCACGGTCTTCAGGTCGTTGGCCAGCACAGTGCAACGCTCGTCGCGTTGGAACAGGTCAGCCAGATGTGGCGGCAGGGCCGGAGCCTGGCCGACTCCGGCCTTCTCCACCGCTTCCGGAAACTTGACCGGGTGTGCGGTGCCCAGGGTGACCATGGGAATGGCCATGCTGCGGCGGCATTCGCGCGCGGCACGTACGCCGATGGCGGTGTGCGGGTCGAGCAGCTCGCCACATTCGGCATACACCTGAGCGATGGTCTCGCAGGTCTCTTCGTCATTCACCGCCAGCGAGTCGAACAGCTTGCGCGCTTCGGTCCAGCGGTCTTCTTCGACACTGAAACCGCCGCCCTGCTTGAAGCTGTCCATCAGCCCGGCGATGGCAGCGCCGTTGCGCCCGTGCAGGTCGAACAGCAGGCGCTCGAAGTTGGACGAGACCATGATGTCCATCGACGGCGACAGGGTCGGGTGCAGATCGCCCTTCACATACTGATTGCCGCTCATGAAGCGGTGCAGGATGTCGTTGCGGTTGGTCGCGACGATCAGCTGGCTGATCGGCAGGCCCATGTTGCGCGCCAGGTAGCCGGCGAAGATGTCGCCGAAGTTGCCGGTCGGCACCGAGAACGCGATGGAGCGCGCCGGGCCGCCGAGCTGCAGGGCCGCGTGGAAGTAGTAGACGATCTGGGCCATGATCCGCGCCCAGTTGATCGAGTTGACTGCCACCAGACGGGTGCCCTTGAGGAAACCCTGGTCGGCGAAGCTGGCCTTGACCATCTCCTGGCAGTCGTCGAAGTTGCCTTCGATGGCGATGTTGTGGATGTTGTCGCCGAAGATGGTGGTCATCTGCCGGCGCTGCACCTCGGACACGCGGTTGTGCGGGTGCATGATGAAGATGTCGACGTTGTCGCAGGCCTTGCAGCCTTCGATCGCCGCCGAGCCGGTGTCGCCGGAAGTGGCGCCCATGATCACTACGCGCTCGTTGCGCTTGGCCAGCACGTAGTCAAGCAGACGGCCAAGCAACTGCAGGGCGAAGTCCTTGAACGCCAGGGTCGGCCCGTGGAACAGCTCCAGCACCCACTCGTTGCCGTTCAGCTGGCGCAGCGGCGCCACGGCGTTGTGGGCGAACACGCCGTAGGTGTCCTCGAGGATCTTCTTGAAGTCGGCATCCGGAATGCTGCCGGTGACGAACGGGCGCATCACGCGGAAGGCCAGCTCGTGGTACGGCAGGCCAGCCCAGGAGGCGATTTCTTCCTGGGTGAAGCGCGGCAGGCTTTCCGGCACGTAGAGGCCACCGTCACTGGCCAGGCCAGCCAGCAGCACGTCTTCGAAGTTGAGAACCGGGGCCTGGCCGCGGGTACTGATATAACGCATGTTCTTTCCCTCAGCCCAGTTGTTCGACGCGGATACGCACCACGCGACCGACCACGTCGCTCAGCGCTTCCAGCGCGGCGATGGCGTCGTTGACGCGGGACTCGACCACCCGGTGGGTGACCAGAATCATCGGTACCAGGCCGTCGTGCTCTTCGGCTTCTTTCTGCATGATCGATTCGATGTTGATGCCGCGCTCGGACAGGATGCTCGCCACCTGGGCCAGCACGCCCGGATGATCCTTGGCCTGGATGCGCAGGTAGTAGGCGCTCTCGCACTGCTCGATCGGCAGGATCGGGTGGTCGGACAGCGAGTCCGGCTGGAAGGCCAGGTGCGGCACGCGGTTGGTCGGGTCGGTGGTCAGCGCACGCACCACGTCGACCAGGTCAGCGACCACCGACGAAGCGGTCGGCTCCATGCCGGCACCGGCGCCGTAGAACAGGGTGCTGCCGGCGGCATCGCCATTGACCATCACCGCGTTCATCACGCCGTTGACGTTGGCGATCAGGCGGTCGGCCGGGATCAGCGTCGGGTGCACGCGCAGCTCGATGCCGGCCTCGGTACGACGCGCCACGCCGAGGTGCTTGATGCGGTAGCCGAGGGCTTCGGCATAGTTCACGTCAGCACTGGTCAGCTGGCTGATGCCCTCGGTGTAGGCCTTGTCGAACTGCAGCGGGATGCCGAAGGCGATGGAAGCGAGGATGGTCAGCTTGTGTGCGGCATCGATGCCTTCGACGTCGAAGGTCGGGTCGGCCTCGGCGTAACCCAAAGCCTGAGCTTCCTTGAGCACGTCGGCGAAGGCACGACCTTTCTCGCGCATCTCGGTGAGGATGAAGTTGCCGGTGCCGTTGATGATGCCGGCCAGCCAGTTGATGCGGTTGGCAGCCAGGCCTTCGCGGATCGCCTTGATCACCGGGATACCGCCGGCCACGGCCGCTTCGAAGGCGACGATGACGCCCTTCTCGCGGGCCTTGGCGAAGATCTCGTTGCCGTGCACGGCGATCAGCGCCTTGTTCGCGGTGACCACGTGCTTGCCGTTCTCGATGGCCTTGAGCACCAGCTCATGGGCCAGGGTGTAGCCACCGATCAGCTCGATGACCACATCGATCTCGGGGTTGTTGGCCACGTCGAAAATATCGGCAGTGATGGGGGTGTTGCCGGTTGCGCATTTCGGGTTGGGGCGACGTGCAGCAATCTGCGCGACTTCGATTCCGCGCCCGGCACGGCGGGCAATCTCCTCGGCGTTGCGTTTAAGCACATTGAAGGTGCCGCCACCGACGGTACCCAGCCCACAGATGCCTACTTTGACCGGTTTCACTCTGATTTCCCCATCTGCACTGCGTAAAACGGCCGGAGCAAGCCCCGGCCGCATAAAAGAGCCGCACATTACGAAGCGGCTCCCTATTAGTCAATCTACCAGCGACCCCGGATTACTTGGCCTCCAGGGCAATTTTCGCCAGCTGCGGCGCCGGTTGATAGCCCGGAATCAGCTGGCCGTTGGCCAGAACGATGGCCGGCGTGCCATTCACGCCAATGGACTGGCCCAGCGCGTACTGTTTCATGACTGGATTCTCACAGGTGCCCGGCGGCAGCTCCTGGCGAGCCTTGGCCTTGTTCATCGCATCCTGGCGATCCTTGGCGCACCAGACGCTGGCCAGGCCGTTGTAGCCATGAGAGCCCTGACCCTGGCGCGGGAACGCGAGGTAGCGCACCTCGACCCCCAGGCGATTGAGCTCCGGCACTTCGCTGTGCAGCTTCTGGCAGTAGCCGCAATCGGTATCGGTAAACACGGTGATATGGGTCTTCGGCTGCTTCGGTGCGAACACCACCATTTCGCTCAACGGAACTTCGTTGATCAGCTTGGCGATGCCTTTGCTTTCCGCTTTCTCGGTCAGGTTGACCGCATTGCCGTCCTTGAACTGATAGAGATTGCCCTGCAGGAGGAACTGGCCATCGCCGCTGGCATAGAGCAGGCGGCCACCCTTGAGCTGCACCTGAAACAGGCCGGTCATCGGGCTCTCGGCAATGGCCTCGATCGGCAGATCCGGTTGCAGCTTGCTGAGCGTGGCGCGGATGGCTTGGTCAGGATCGGCCGCTTGGGCAATGGCAGCAACAAGGCCGAGCGCGGTGCCGGCAATAAGGCGGAAAACGGGCATGGGTTACTCCTGTCAACAGAGCGGCCAGCCTACCACAGAAGCCCTGCAGCGCCGATCACAGACGCTGGGCGGACGCTGTGAGGCGATAAAGAGTCAGCCGCGCGGATGGTGCCGAGCGTGCAGTTCCTGCAGACGCGCCTTGGCGATATGGGTGTAGATCTGCGTGGTCGACAGGTCGCTGTGTCCCAGCAGCATCTGCACCACGCGCAGGTCGGCGCCGTGGTTGAGCAGATGGGTGGCGAAGGCATGGCGCAGGGTATGTGGCGACAGCGACTTGGCGATCCCGGCCACCCGAGCCTGGTGCTTGATGCGGTGCCAGAAGGTCTGCCGGGTCATCTGCTCGCCACGCAGGCTGGGAAACAGCACATCGCTCGGCTTGCCACCCAACAGGAAGGGCCGCGCCTCACGCACATAGCGCTCGATCCAGGCGATCGCCTCTTCGCCCATGGGCACCAAGCGCTCCTTGCTGCCCTTGCCGAAGACGCGCAGTACACCCTGACGCAGATTGACCTGCTCCAGGGTCAGCGAGATCAGTTCAGTCACCCGCAGACCGCAGGCATACAGGACTTCGAGCATGGCGCGATCACGCAGACCGAGCGGATCGTCCAGCTCCGGCGCCGCCAGGAGCGCCTCGACATCCGCTTCGGACAGGGATTTTGGCAGCGGCCGCCCAAGCTGTGGCAGATCGATCTGCAAGGTCGGATCCTCGCTGATCAAGCCCTCGCGCAGCAGGTAGCGGTAGAAGCCGCGCACACCGGAAAGAAAACGCGCGGTGGAGCGCGCCTTGTAGCCCTCGGCCAGGCGCCAGGCGAGATGATCGAGGATGATGTCGCGCCCCGCTCCCGGCAACTCCAGGCCACGCTCCTGCAGCCAGGCATGGAACAGGCCGAGGTCACTGCGGTAGGCATCGCGGGTATGCACCGACAGGCCTTTCTCCAGCCACAAGGCATCGAGAAAGCGATCCAGCAGAGGGTGATCGAGAACGGGCATGGGCAGGGTTACACCAGAAACAGAGTCGCTAGTCTTCCACAGCTAGCGCCGTGACGGCCAGCAACCAGAACGGCTGAACCCAGCCTCGGCCTCAGCCGTTTAAGGTTTGCGCCGCAGCATCGGCGACAAACCCCGGCAGCACCGGAATCGGCTTGTTGTCCTCGCCCACGGCGACAAAGCTGAACACACCACTGACCGCCTTCTCGCGCCCGTCGTGGTACATGCTCTCGACATAGATGTTCACCTCGACCTTGAGGCTGGTAGTGCCGACTTTGATCACCCGGCCAACCAGCTCGACGATGGAGCCGGCCGGTATCGCATGCTTGAAGTCGATGCGATCACTCGACACCGTCACCAGGGGCAGGCGGCAGAAGCGCGTCGCGGCGATGAAGGAGACCTCGTCCATCCAGGCCAGGGCGGTACCACCGAACAAGGTGTTGTGGTGGTTGGTGGTCGGCGGGAACACCGCCTTGGTCACGCGGCTTTCCGACAACTCGGTGCGCCGCAGAATCTCTTGCTCTCTCGGGGTCATGCCACTACTGCTCTCTGAAAGATGTGGCTGCCGCTGTGCTGCGCGGTGTTGTGCTGCTTATCACGCTGCCCGCTGGACAGATAGCGACTGCAGAACCTGCCGGTCGGCAGGCCCCAGAAACGAAAAAAGCAGCCCTAGGGCTGCTTTTTTCCTGCAAGGAAAACGTCCGATCAGGACAGTTTTTCCTTGATGCGTGCTGCCTTGCCGGACAGGTCGCGGAGGTAGTACAGCTTGGCTTTGCGCACGTCACCGCGACGCTTGACGGCCAGGCTGTCAACCAGCGGGCTGTAGGTCTGGAAGGTACGCTCAACGCCTACGCCGTTGGAGATCTTGCGAACAGTGAAAGCACTGTTCAGACCACGGTTGCGCTTGGCGATAACCACGCCTTCGAAAGCCTGCAGACGGGAACGGTCGCCTTCCTTCACTTTTACCTGAACGACAACGGTGTCGCCCGGGGCAAAGGTCGGGATCTCTTTGGTCATCTGCTCAGCTTCGATCTGCTGAATGATTTTGTTGGTCATGCTGTGCTCCTAAGACAAACCACGGTTTGTCATCGATACGTTAACTATCGTTCCGCTGGCGGATGTATTCCTCCAGCAGCTTTTTTTCTTCTCCAGAAAGCGAGCGGCTATCCAGAAGATCAGCGCGGCGTTCCCAAGTCCGACCAAGGGACTGCTGTAAACGCCAGCGCCGGATGTGTTCGTGGTTGCCACTAAGCAACACATCGGGAACACATTTACCCGCATACATCTCCGGGCGGGTGTAGTGCGGGCAGTCGAGCAGGCCGTCGCTAAACGAATCCTCCTCGGCCGAATCTGCATGGCCCAATGCACCGGGCAACAAGCGTGTCACTGCATCGATCAGGACCATCGCCGGCAGTTCACCGCCGGAGAGAACGTAGTCACCGATCGACCACTCTTCATCGACATGTTCTTCGATGAAGCGCTCGTCGATACCTTCGTAGCGACCGGCGATGAGGATCAACGCCTCCTCGCCAGCCAGCTCACGCACTGCCGGCTGATTAAGCTGGCGGCCTTGCGGCGACAGGTAGATCACCTTCGCCTGCGCTCCGGCAGATGCCTTGGCCGCAGCCAGGGCGCCTTCCAGAGGCTTGATCTTCATCACCATGCCGGGGCCGCCACCGAAGGGGCGATCATCCACGGTCTGGTGCCGGTCATCGGTGAAATCGCGCAGGTAGTGGCAGTTCAACTGCAACAGCCCCTGCTTCACCGCACGACTGGTAATGCCGTACTGACTGATGGCGGCAAACATCTCCGGGAAGATGCTGATGACTTCAACGCGCATGGCACTCGCTCGCACAAGAGCCTGTCAGCTCAGAAATCAGCATCCCAGTCGACCTGCATTTCGCCAGCGGCCAGATCGACCTTGAGCACACACTGCGCGGTATACGGCAGCAGGCGTTCGCGGTCATCCAGGCTGTCAGCGCAGGGCTTGACCACCATCACATCGTTGGCACCGGTCTCCAGCAGGTGGTCGATCTTGCCGAGCAGTTGCCCGAGCTGATCGATAACCTTGAGACCTTCGAGCTGGTACCAGTAGAACTCGTCTTCAGCCAGATCCGGCAGCAACGCACGGGGCACACAAATGTCGAAACCCGCGAAGGTACGTGCCACTTCGCGGTCATCGAGGCCCTTGAGCTTTGCCACCAGGATCTTGCCTTGCAAGCGTCCACTGAGCATCTCGACCTGCTTGACCTCTGCATCGCGCTTGAGCGTCCAATGCGGGTAATCGAGCAGGTTGTCGATCGGATCGGTGAAGGAATAAATCTTCACCTCGCCACGCACGCCGTGCACCGAAGTGATCTTGCCGAGGACGATCAGGTCCTCAGCGGTCGGCGTCGTGGTCATAGTACTCAGGCAGCGGCCTTGGCAGCGTCCTTGAGCAGCTGAGCAACACGCTCAGACGGCTGGGCGCCTTGGCTCAGCCAGTAAGTGACGCGCTCCTGATTAACAGAAAGCTTCACTTCACCACCGTTGGCGATCGGGTTGAAGAAACCCACGCGCTCAACGAAACGACCATCGCGCGCATTGCGGCTGTTGGTCACGGTCAGGTGGTAGAAGGGGCGCTTCTTGGAGCCGCCACGGGCAAGACGGATGGTTACCATGTGAACATCGTTCCTGTAGTCGGTGCTTGCAAAACAAAAGGCACACTTTGAGGGCCTAGGCCCGAAAGGCCGCATATTCTAAGGATTATGCGGCCGTTTGCAAATCTCTTTTTGGCTCCACCGGTCGGCGTCGCCCTGCAAGCCAGCCAGGGCGGCCATGTACGGCATTTGCGGGCATGCCACTCAGAGCTTGGGCATGCCGCCGCCGGGCATCATACCGCCCAGGCCGCGCATCATCTTGGCCATGCCGCCCTTGGCAGTGAACTTCTTCATCATCTTCTGCATCTGCTTGTGCTGCTTGATCAGCCGCCCAACATCCTGCACCTGAGTGCCGGAGCCGAGGGCGATGCGGCGCTTGCGCGAGCCACTGATGATGTCCGGATCGCGGCGCTCGGCCGGGGTCATGGAGCAGATGATCGCGTCCATCTGCTTGAACTGCTTCTCGGCCGCACCCTGGGCACCGCTCATTTGCGACAGATTGACGCCACCGATGGACGGCAGCTTGTCCATCAGGCCACCGAGACCGCCCATGTTCTTCATCTGCTGCAGCTGGTCGCGGAAGTCTTCGAGATCGAAGCCCTTGCCCTTCTTCAGCTTTTTGGTGAGTTTGTCGGCCTTCTCACGGTCGAGGGTCTGCTCGGCCTGCTCGATCAGGCTGAGCATGTCACCCATGCCGAGGATGCGCGAAGCGATGCGATCCGGATGGAACGGCTCGAGCGCGTCGCTCTTCTCGCCCATACCGATGAATTTGATCGGCTTGCCGGTGATGTGGCGCACGGAGAGTGCGGCACCGCCACGGGCATCACCATCGACCTTGGTCAGCACCACGCCGGTCAGCGGCAGCGCATCGCCGAAGGCCTTGGCGGTGTTGGCGGCATCCTGACCGGTCATGGCGTCGACCACGAACAGGGTCTCGGCCGGCTTGGTCGCCGCATGCACGGCCTGGATCTCGGCCATCATCTCGGCGTCGATGGCCAGACGGCCAGCGGTGTCGACGATGACCACGTCGATGAACTTGAGCTTGGCCTCGGCAATCGCCGCCTGGGCAATGGCCACCGGCTGCTGACCGCTATCGGACGGGAAGAAGGTCACGCCGATGTCGCTGGCCAGGGTTTCCAGCTGCTTGATCGCCGCCGGACGATAGACGTCGACCGATACCAGCATCACCGTCTTCTTCTTGCGCTCCTTGAGGAAGCGCGCCAGCTTGCCGGCGGTGGTGGTCTTACCGGCGCCCTGCAGGCCAGCCATCAGCACCACGGCGGGCGGGGTGACGGCGAGGCTGAGATCCTCGTTGGCCGCGCCCATCAGCTCTTCCAGCTCGGCACGGACGATCTTCACGAACGCCTGACCCGGCGTCAGGCTCTTCGACACCTCGGTGCCGACCGCGCGATCCTTGACCTTGTTGACGAAGTCCTTGACCACCGGCAGCGCAACATCGGCCTCGAGCAGGGCCATGCGCACTTCACGCAGGGTGTCCTTGATGTTGTCTTCGCTCAGCTTGGCCTTGCCGGTGACATGGCGCAGCGTCTGTGACAGGCGGTCAGTAAGGTTTTCGAACATGCGCTTTCCTTTCAGCGGGTCTTGCGGCAGGTCGCGGAGTATAACCAAGTGCCCGAGTCACCGACACCGCCAGCGGTCTTTCGTGAAATGCTTCTTATATGCCAAACTCACGACCTTTCGGGCCCTGCGTTACAAGGACTTATGCACCCTCTGCTGCCCAGCCTCGCTGCTGCCG encodes:
- a CDS encoding DsbC family protein, which encodes MPVFRLIAGTALGLVAAIAQAADPDQAIRATLSKLQPDLPIEAIAESPMTGLFQVQLKGGRLLYASGDGQFLLQGNLYQFKDGNAVNLTEKAESKGIAKLINEVPLSEMVVFAPKQPKTHITVFTDTDCGYCQKLHSEVPELNRLGVEVRYLAFPRQGQGSHGYNGLASVWCAKDRQDAMNKAKARQELPPGTCENPVMKQYALGQSIGVNGTPAIVLANGQLIPGYQPAPQLAKIALEAK
- the rplS gene encoding 50S ribosomal protein L19; protein product: MTNKIIQQIEAEQMTKEIPTFAPGDTVVVQVKVKEGDRSRLQAFEGVVIAKRNRGLNSAFTVRKISNGVGVERTFQTYSPLVDSLAVKRRGDVRKAKLYYLRDLSGKAARIKEKLS
- a CDS encoding homoserine dehydrogenase — protein: MKPVKVGICGLGTVGGGTFNVLKRNAEEIARRAGRGIEVAQIAARRPNPKCATGNTPITADIFDVANNPEIDVVIELIGGYTLAHELVLKAIENGKHVVTANKALIAVHGNEIFAKAREKGVIVAFEAAVAGGIPVIKAIREGLAANRINWLAGIINGTGNFILTEMREKGRAFADVLKEAQALGYAEADPTFDVEGIDAAHKLTILASIAFGIPLQFDKAYTEGISQLTSADVNYAEALGYRIKHLGVARRTEAGIELRVHPTLIPADRLIANVNGVMNAVMVNGDAAGSTLFYGAGAGMEPTASSVVADLVDVVRALTTDPTNRVPHLAFQPDSLSDHPILPIEQCESAYYLRIQAKDHPGVLAQVASILSERGINIESIMQKEAEEHDGLVPMILVTHRVVESRVNDAIAALEALSDVVGRVVRIRVEQLG
- a CDS encoding ribbon-helix-helix domain-containing protein, with the translated sequence MCELYVKADPILYESRSRSLRIRGVVTTLRLENQFWELLREIAEVDGMTTNQLISKLYDEVMDYRGEVVNFASFLRVSCTRYLAQKPQGVVAPVLNLVGKGSL
- the trmD gene encoding tRNA (guanosine(37)-N1)-methyltransferase TrmD codes for the protein MRVEVISIFPEMFAAISQYGITSRAVKQGLLQLNCHYLRDFTDDRHQTVDDRPFGGGPGMVMKIKPLEGALAAAKASAGAQAKVIYLSPQGRQLNQPAVRELAGEEALILIAGRYEGIDERFIEEHVDEEWSIGDYVLSGGELPAMVLIDAVTRLLPGALGHADSAEEDSFSDGLLDCPHYTRPEMYAGKCVPDVLLSGNHEHIRRWRLQQSLGRTWERRADLLDSRSLSGEEKKLLEEYIRQRNDS
- the rpsP gene encoding 30S ribosomal protein S16, translated to MVTIRLARGGSKKRPFYHLTVTNSRNARDGRFVERVGFFNPIANGGEVKLSVNQERVTYWLSQGAQPSERVAQLLKDAAKAAA
- a CDS encoding acyl-CoA thioesterase; amino-acid sequence: MTPREQEILRRTELSESRVTKAVFPPTTNHHNTLFGGTALAWMDEVSFIAATRFCRLPLVTVSSDRIDFKHAIPAGSIVELVGRVIKVGTTSLKVEVNIYVESMYHDGREKAVSGVFSFVAVGEDNKPIPVLPGFVADAAAQTLNG
- the thrC gene encoding threonine synthase, translated to MRYISTRGQAPVLNFEDVLLAGLASDGGLYVPESLPRFTQEEIASWAGLPYHELAFRVMRPFVTGSIPDADFKKILEDTYGVFAHNAVAPLRQLNGNEWVLELFHGPTLAFKDFALQLLGRLLDYVLAKRNERVVIMGATSGDTGSAAIEGCKACDNVDIFIMHPHNRVSEVQRRQMTTIFGDNIHNIAIEGNFDDCQEMVKASFADQGFLKGTRLVAVNSINWARIMAQIVYYFHAALQLGGPARSIAFSVPTGNFGDIFAGYLARNMGLPISQLIVATNRNDILHRFMSGNQYVKGDLHPTLSPSMDIMVSSNFERLLFDLHGRNGAAIAGLMDSFKQGGGFSVEEDRWTEARKLFDSLAVNDEETCETIAQVYAECGELLDPHTAIGVRAARECRRSMAIPMVTLGTAHPVKFPEAVEKAGVGQAPALPPHLADLFQRDERCTVLANDLKTVQQFVAAHGNRGKPL
- the ffh gene encoding signal recognition particle protein → MFENLTDRLSQTLRHVTGKAKLSEDNIKDTLREVRMALLEADVALPVVKDFVNKVKDRAVGTEVSKSLTPGQAFVKIVRAELEELMGAANEDLSLAVTPPAVVLMAGLQGAGKTTTAGKLARFLKERKKKTVMLVSVDVYRPAAIKQLETLASDIGVTFFPSDSGQQPVAIAQAAIAEAKLKFIDVVIVDTAGRLAIDAEMMAEIQAVHAATKPAETLFVVDAMTGQDAANTAKAFGDALPLTGVVLTKVDGDARGGAALSVRHITGKPIKFIGMGEKSDALEPFHPDRIASRILGMGDMLSLIEQAEQTLDREKADKLTKKLKKGKGFDLEDFRDQLQQMKNMGGLGGLMDKLPSIGGVNLSQMSGAQGAAEKQFKQMDAIICSMTPAERRDPDIISGSRKRRIALGSGTQVQDVGRLIKQHKQMQKMMKKFTAKGGMAKMMRGLGGMMPGGGMPKL
- the xerD gene encoding site-specific tyrosine recombinase XerD yields the protein MPVLDHPLLDRFLDALWLEKGLSVHTRDAYRSDLGLFHAWLQERGLELPGAGRDIILDHLAWRLAEGYKARSTARFLSGVRGFYRYLLREGLISEDPTLQIDLPQLGRPLPKSLSEADVEALLAAPELDDPLGLRDRAMLEVLYACGLRVTELISLTLEQVNLRQGVLRVFGKGSKERLVPMGEEAIAWIERYVREARPFLLGGKPSDVLFPSLRGEQMTRQTFWHRIKHQARVAGIAKSLSPHTLRHAFATHLLNHGADLRVVQMLLGHSDLSTTQIYTHIAKARLQELHARHHPRG
- a CDS encoding DJ-1/PfpI family protein, producing the protein MTAKNILMLVGDYVEDYETMVPFQALQMVGHSVHAVCPGKQAGDSVRTAIHDFEGDQTYSEKPGHNFALNFSFDQVRAEDYHALVIPGGRAPEYLRLNPQVIALVQAFNAANKPIAAVCHGAQLLAAADVLKGRGCSAYPACAPEVRLAGGEYVEVPMDGVHVDGNLVTAPAWPAHPAWLAALLKVLG
- the rimM gene encoding ribosome maturation factor RimM (Essential for efficient processing of 16S rRNA); the encoded protein is MTTTPTAEDLIVLGKITSVHGVRGEVKIYSFTDPIDNLLDYPHWTLKRDAEVKQVEMLSGRLQGKILVAKLKGLDDREVARTFAGFDICVPRALLPDLAEDEFYWYQLEGLKVIDQLGQLLGKIDHLLETGANDVMVVKPCADSLDDRERLLPYTAQCVLKVDLAAGEMQVDWDADF
- the rhlB gene encoding ATP-dependent RNA helicase RhlB — protein: MLKALKKIFSKGEAEQPVRSTSPSSSASSVAAPGENRPHQPKHHAASTEQATSAAEAAPKKARADKPRRERPAKPVDTWKLEDFVVEPQEGKTRFHDFRLSPELMHAIHDLGFPYCTPIQAQVLGHTLKGRDAIGRAQTGTGKTAAFLVSTITQLLQTPPPKDRYMGEPRALIIAPTRELVVQIAKDAADLTKYTGLNVMQFVGGMDFDKQLKQLESRFCDILVATPGRLLDFNQRGEVHLDMVEVMVLDEADRMLDMGFIPQVRQIIRQTPMKGERQTLLFSATFTEDVMNLARQWTVDPAIVEIEPEQVASDTVEQHVYAVAGSDKYKLLYNLIAQNDWTRVMVFANRKDEVRRIEEKLTRDGISAAQMSGDVPQVKRIKVLEGFREGKIRVLVATDVAGRGIHVEGISHVINFTLPETPDDYVHRIGRTGRAGTSGKSISFAGEDDAYALPPIEALIGRKINCEMPPDELLKPVPRKH